In one Myxocyprinus asiaticus isolate MX2 ecotype Aquarium Trade chromosome 1, UBuf_Myxa_2, whole genome shotgun sequence genomic region, the following are encoded:
- the LOC127447078 gene encoding arrestin red cell-like isoform X1, with protein MGDKAGTRVFKKSSPNCKLTVYLGKRDFVDHLDHVDPVDGVLLIDPEYLKDRKVFVTLTCAFRYGREDLDVLGLSFRKDLFISSFQAYPPLPEERKPLSRLQERLLKKLGQNAYPFNFMIPQNLPCSVTLQPGPEDTGKACGVDFEVRAFCAKTVDEKTHKRNSVRLVIRKVQYAPEKTGPQPMVETTRSFLMSDRSLHLEASLDKELYYHGEPISVNVHVTNNSTKTVKRVKISVRQYADICLFSTAQYKCPVAQVEADDQVSPSSTFCKVYTLTPTLSNNREKRGLALDGQLKHEDTNLASSTIVKDVANKEVLGILVSYRVKVKLVVSRGGDVSVELPFVLMHPKPSEQPNSRPQSAVPETDVPVDANLIEFETNNFSQDDDFVFEDFARLRLKGMKDEEDDHFC; from the exons AGTCTTCAAGAAGTCTAGCCCCAACTGCAAG CTCACAGTATACTTGGGGAAGAGGGACTTTGTGGATCATCTAGATCATGTGGATCCTGTAG ATGGCGTGCTCTTGATCGACCCAGAGTACCTTAAAGACAGAAAAG TGTTTGTGACCCTGACGTGTGCCTTCCGTTATGGGCGTGAGGACCTGGACGTGCTGGGACTGTCTTTCAGGAAGGATCTTTTCATCTCCAGTTTTCAGGCGTATCCCCCACTGCCTGAGGAACGCAAGCCACTCAGTCGCCTACAGGAGAGACTGCTCAAGAAACTCGGCCAGAATGCATACCCTTTCAACTTCATG aTTCCTCAGAACCTTCCCTGTTCAGTCACTTTACAGCCTGGCCCAGAGGACACAGGAAAG GCGTGTGGTGTAGACTTTGAGGTCAGGGCATTCTGTGCCAAAACTGTGGATGAGAAGACCCACAAGCG GAATTCTGTGCGGTTGGTGATTCGTAAGGTGCAGTATGCTCCAGAGAAGACTGGTCCTCAGCCAATGGTGGAGACCACACGCAGCTTCCTTATGTCTGACCGTTCCCTTCACCTCGAGGCCTCACTAGATAAAGAG CTCTACTACCATGGTGAACCTATCAGTGTCAACGTCCATGTCACGAACAACTCCACCAAAACAGTTAAACGAGTTAAAATCTCAG TGCGACAGTATGCCGATATCTGTTTGTTCAGCACTGCACAGTACAAATGTCCTGTGGCTCAGGTAGAGGCCGA TGACCAGGTATCACCCAGCTCCACATTCTGTAAGGTGTATACACTCACCCCCACACTGAGCAATAACAGAGAGAAGAGGGGTCTGGCTCTAGACGGACAGCTAAAACATGAAGACACCAACCTGGCCTCCAGTACCAT AGTGAAAGATGTGGCCAATAAAGAGGTGCTGGGAATCTTGGTGTCCTACAGAGTCAAAGTCAAGCTAGTGGTGTCACGTGGAGG TGATGTGTCTGTGGAGCTGCCTTTCGTCTTGATGCATCCCAAGCCCTCTGAACAGCCCAACTCGAGACCGCAGTCAG CTGTACCAGAGACAGATGTCCCTGTGGACGCCAACCTCATAGAGTTTGAAACAAA TAATTTCTCACAGGATGATGACTTTGTGTTTGAGGACTTTGCAAGGCTCAGGCTGAAGGGAATGAAGGATGAAGAGGATGACCACTTCTGCTAA
- the LOC127447078 gene encoding arrestin red cell-like isoform X2 produces MESILHVEDVSCEITPPRGVVFRKGVEQLGLTVYLGKRDFVDHLDHVDPVDGVLLIDPEYLKDRKVFVTLTCAFRYGREDLDVLGLSFRKDLFISSFQAYPPLPEERKPLSRLQERLLKKLGQNAYPFNFMIPQNLPCSVTLQPGPEDTGKACGVDFEVRAFCAKTVDEKTHKRNSVRLVIRKVQYAPEKTGPQPMVETTRSFLMSDRSLHLEASLDKELYYHGEPISVNVHVTNNSTKTVKRVKISVRQYADICLFSTAQYKCPVAQVEADDQVSPSSTFCKVYTLTPTLSNNREKRGLALDGQLKHEDTNLASSTIVKDVANKEVLGILVSYRVKVKLVVSRGGDVSVELPFVLMHPKPSEQPNSRPQSAVPETDVPVDANLIEFETNNFSQDDDFVFEDFARLRLKGMKDEEDDHFC; encoded by the exons ATGGAGAGCATTTTGCATGTGGAGGATGTTTCCTGTGAGATCACGCCGCCTAGAGGGGTTGTCTTCAGGAAGGGAGTGGAGCAACTAGGG CTCACAGTATACTTGGGGAAGAGGGACTTTGTGGATCATCTAGATCATGTGGATCCTGTAG ATGGCGTGCTCTTGATCGACCCAGAGTACCTTAAAGACAGAAAAG TGTTTGTGACCCTGACGTGTGCCTTCCGTTATGGGCGTGAGGACCTGGACGTGCTGGGACTGTCTTTCAGGAAGGATCTTTTCATCTCCAGTTTTCAGGCGTATCCCCCACTGCCTGAGGAACGCAAGCCACTCAGTCGCCTACAGGAGAGACTGCTCAAGAAACTCGGCCAGAATGCATACCCTTTCAACTTCATG aTTCCTCAGAACCTTCCCTGTTCAGTCACTTTACAGCCTGGCCCAGAGGACACAGGAAAG GCGTGTGGTGTAGACTTTGAGGTCAGGGCATTCTGTGCCAAAACTGTGGATGAGAAGACCCACAAGCG GAATTCTGTGCGGTTGGTGATTCGTAAGGTGCAGTATGCTCCAGAGAAGACTGGTCCTCAGCCAATGGTGGAGACCACACGCAGCTTCCTTATGTCTGACCGTTCCCTTCACCTCGAGGCCTCACTAGATAAAGAG CTCTACTACCATGGTGAACCTATCAGTGTCAACGTCCATGTCACGAACAACTCCACCAAAACAGTTAAACGAGTTAAAATCTCAG TGCGACAGTATGCCGATATCTGTTTGTTCAGCACTGCACAGTACAAATGTCCTGTGGCTCAGGTAGAGGCCGA TGACCAGGTATCACCCAGCTCCACATTCTGTAAGGTGTATACACTCACCCCCACACTGAGCAATAACAGAGAGAAGAGGGGTCTGGCTCTAGACGGACAGCTAAAACATGAAGACACCAACCTGGCCTCCAGTACCAT AGTGAAAGATGTGGCCAATAAAGAGGTGCTGGGAATCTTGGTGTCCTACAGAGTCAAAGTCAAGCTAGTGGTGTCACGTGGAGG TGATGTGTCTGTGGAGCTGCCTTTCGTCTTGATGCATCCCAAGCCCTCTGAACAGCCCAACTCGAGACCGCAGTCAG CTGTACCAGAGACAGATGTCCCTGTGGACGCCAACCTCATAGAGTTTGAAACAAA TAATTTCTCACAGGATGATGACTTTGTGTTTGAGGACTTTGCAAGGCTCAGGCTGAAGGGAATGAAGGATGAAGAGGATGACCACTTCTGCTAA